In Ailuropoda melanoleuca isolate Jingjing chromosome X, ASM200744v2, whole genome shotgun sequence, a single genomic region encodes these proteins:
- the LOC100471991 gene encoding huntingtin-interacting protein M, translating to MSGKKSHESSYQTQAHLITTELQVPVSYVDRLLQENQYNHPLSSSTTDFLLTMLDYLTDYILDVVGTEANNSNMPTAPQDVERAVDSSGEPYHRSKDTAFTLFDEMPGSRRNG from the coding sequence ATGTCAGGAAAGAAAAGCCATGAGAGCTCTTATCAGACTCAAGCCCATCTTATAACAACCGAGCTCCAAGTCCCTGTGAGCTACGTGGACCGCCTCCTGCAGGAGAATCAATACAACCATCCCCTGAGTTCATCCACAACTGATTTCCTCCTTACCATGCTCGACTACCTCACTGATTACATCCTGGACGTGGTAGGCACTGAGGCCAACAACAGCAACATGCCGACTGCCCCACAAGATGTGGAGAGAGCAGTGGACAGCAGCGGAGAGCCCTACCACCGCTCGAAGGATACAGCCTTCACGCTGTTTGATGAGATGCCTGGATCCAGAAGAAATGGCTAA